The following proteins are co-located in the Seriola aureovittata isolate HTS-2021-v1 ecotype China chromosome 7, ASM2101889v1, whole genome shotgun sequence genome:
- the rrp15 gene encoding RRP15-like protein, whose product MMAAVVRKHVEMSEDDSEPQLEDDSDQNESDGGNDVDGSDDGGSDGGRDGGSDGEEAEDEDGGEDEEEDDGNTNAGWAEAMAKILGKKTPESKSSILVKNKELEKVKERERQEQLERKNQVDKRQAWEMLCREKPDIVKDRESERALQRIATRGVVQLFNAVRKHQKTMDDKVKEVEGSERKKAKILSSVSKRDFIDVLRRTEGGGGGSAKVEREEAAADEKPAWSVLRDDYMMGATMKDWDKDSDGEDADPHTGGGAEESDSD is encoded by the exons AGGACGACTCAGAGCCTCAGCTTGAGGACGACAGTGACCAGAATGAGTCTGATGGAGGGAACGATGTGGACGGGTCCGATGATGgagggagtgatggagggagagatggagggagcgatggggaggaggcagaggatgaagatggaggagaggatgaggaggaagatgatggtaACACCAATGCTGGATGGGCTGAGGCCATGGCGAAGATCCTGGGGAAGAAAACCCCCGAGAGCAAGAGCAGCATCCTGGTGAAGAACaaggagctggagaaggtgaaggagagagagagacaggagcagctggagaggaAGAACCAG GTGGACAAGAGACAGGCCTGGGAGATGCTGTGCAGAGAGAAACCCGACATAGTAAAGGAccgtgagagtgagagagctcTGCAGAGGATCGCCACCAg AGGGGTGGTGCAGCTGTTCAATGCTGTGAGGAAACACCAGAAAACCATGGATGACAAGGTGAAGGAAGTGGAAGgctcagagaggaagaaggccAAGATCCTGTCTTCTGTCTCGAAGAGGGACTTCATCGACGTGCTGAGGAGGacggagggaggaggtggaggctcCGCcaaggtggagagggaggag gctgcaGCAGACGAGAAGCCTGCCTGGAGTGTCCTCAGAGACGACTACATGATGGGGGCCACCATGAAGGACTGGGACAaagacagtgatggagaagaTGCTGATCCTCACACAGGAGGGGGGGCGGAGGAAAGTGATTCAGACTGA